In Bacteroidota bacterium, the following are encoded in one genomic region:
- the aroE gene encoding shikimate dehydrogenase, whose amino-acid sequence MAAVRYVALIGHPVDHSLSPLLHNTAFRHHGLPYEYLLLDVTDPARLPAVLLGLWAMDFRGANVTIPYKEAVLPWVDALSDTVQAVGAANTIVNDGNRLWAENTDVWGFVRALAPYEDRISGGGAVVFGSGGAARAVVYGLLTAYRVSRITLVARNLKRASALKAHLEPYGPAVSWRVCSWAEARQDVQEAQLLVNATPLGMSPQEDGSPWTDPSAYRPGQIAFDLVYRPRLTHWLREASASGVEIVDGLAMLVHQAAASYTLWTGREMPLEVVSSALDGLL is encoded by the coding sequence ATGGCCGCCGTCCGCTACGTCGCTCTGATCGGACATCCGGTCGACCACTCGCTTTCGCCTTTGCTTCACAACACGGCCTTTCGGCATCACGGGCTGCCTTATGAGTACCTGCTTCTGGATGTGACGGATCCAGCCCGGCTGCCCGCCGTGCTGCTGGGGCTTTGGGCGATGGACTTTCGCGGAGCCAATGTGACAATCCCCTATAAAGAGGCGGTCCTGCCCTGGGTGGACGCTCTTTCGGATACGGTCCAGGCCGTGGGCGCGGCCAACACGATCGTAAACGACGGCAACAGGCTATGGGCCGAAAACACGGATGTATGGGGCTTCGTGCGAGCCCTTGCGCCCTACGAGGACCGCATTAGCGGTGGAGGCGCCGTGGTCTTCGGCTCTGGCGGCGCGGCCCGAGCGGTCGTATACGGGCTCCTTACGGCCTACCGGGTTAGCCGGATCACGCTTGTGGCGCGCAACTTAAAACGGGCGAGCGCGCTCAAGGCGCACCTAGAGCCTTATGGCCCGGCCGTTAGCTGGCGCGTTTGCAGTTGGGCGGAAGCCCGCCAGGACGTACAGGAAGCGCAGCTGCTGGTCAACGCCACCCCCCTGGGCATGAGCCCCCAGGAGGACGGCTCCCCATGGACCGATCCCTCCGCTTACCGACCTGGACAGATCGCCTTTGATCTGGTCTACCGACCCCGGCTGACGCATTGGCTTCGGGAGGCCTCAGCCAGCGGGGTGGAGATCGTCGACGGGTTGGCCATGCTTGTGCATCAGGCCGCGGCCTCCTATACGCTCTGGACCGGACGCGAAATGCCCCTAGAGGTCGTCTCTTCAGCTCTCGACGGCCTGCTGTAG
- a CDS encoding tetratricopeptide repeat protein produces the protein MSWFDYLFDDDPESSMYGDSEARFERLLEDAEGYVDSEVLEEAASYYLEQERYEEALRILDRLIEQYPFSSDHLIRRAIALNHLSRFEEALESLEQAQYLNPTDLDLHLHRGIALEGLGRLEEAEEAFREVLRRSPQDEEAAFNLALVLERQERFEEALPLLEDYAERNPQHREAWYELGYCYEALGKLERALEAYDRHLEEHPFSANAWYNRALVLGQLNRLEEALSSYEMALAIEPHFSAAHFNRGHVLLQLGRLQEALEAFEEVLRLEGEDFGALFNLGLCHQELGNLHAAIRYYQRALAQNPEHAETHYNLGLCFDSLEDYKSALRHFVQAARLDPDNPEYWYARADTEYNLGRLEQALESYRILLDLDAQNAEAWYDYGDTLLETGRFDQALYAFEQALQQRPQWAQAHYQRARALYNLGRYRESLQALRAAAQLEPALREELIRAFPAILRHWEEPR, from the coding sequence ATGAGCTGGTTTGATTACCTCTTCGATGACGATCCGGAGTCCTCGATGTACGGGGATTCAGAGGCGCGCTTTGAGCGTCTGCTAGAGGACGCAGAGGGATACGTGGACTCCGAGGTGCTGGAAGAGGCCGCCAGTTATTACCTGGAGCAGGAGCGCTACGAGGAGGCGCTGCGGATTCTGGATCGCCTCATCGAGCAATACCCCTTTAGCTCAGACCATCTGATCCGGCGCGCGATCGCCCTCAATCATTTGAGCCGATTTGAGGAGGCGCTTGAGAGCCTCGAGCAGGCTCAGTATCTGAACCCCACAGATCTGGATTTGCATCTGCATCGCGGGATCGCGCTCGAAGGCCTGGGCCGTCTTGAGGAGGCCGAGGAGGCCTTTCGCGAGGTGCTACGGCGCAGCCCCCAAGATGAGGAAGCGGCCTTCAATTTGGCGCTCGTTTTGGAACGGCAAGAGCGTTTTGAGGAGGCCTTGCCGCTTCTGGAGGACTACGCGGAGCGCAATCCGCAGCACCGCGAGGCGTGGTATGAACTCGGCTACTGTTACGAAGCGCTCGGCAAACTGGAACGCGCCCTGGAAGCCTACGATCGCCATCTAGAAGAACACCCCTTCTCGGCAAACGCCTGGTATAATCGCGCCCTCGTGTTGGGCCAACTCAACCGCTTGGAGGAAGCCCTGTCGAGCTACGAAATGGCCCTAGCCATTGAACCGCATTTCAGCGCCGCTCACTTCAACAGAGGCCATGTGCTGTTGCAGCTGGGCCGCCTCCAGGAGGCGCTAGAGGCCTTCGAAGAAGTGCTTAGGCTTGAGGGAGAGGATTTCGGGGCGCTCTTTAACCTGGGCCTCTGCCATCAAGAGCTGGGCAATCTACACGCCGCCATCCGCTACTATCAGCGAGCCCTGGCCCAAAACCCGGAACACGCCGAGACGCATTACAACCTGGGCCTCTGTTTTGACAGCCTGGAGGATTACAAATCCGCCCTGCGCCATTTCGTCCAGGCCGCCCGCTTGGATCCCGACAATCCCGAATACTGGTATGCGCGGGCCGACACCGAATACAACCTGGGACGCCTAGAACAAGCCCTAGAAAGCTACAGGATTCTATTGGACCTGGATGCGCAAAACGCGGAGGCCTGGTACGACTACGGGGACACCTTGCTGGAAACGGGCCGCTTCGATCAAGCCCTCTATGCCTTCGAACAGGCGCTGCAGCAGCGGCCGCAATGGGCGCAGGCCCACTACCAACGCGCCCGGGCTCTGTACAACCTGGGTCGGTATCGAGAAAGCCTGCAAGCCCTGCGCGCGGCTGCACAGCTAGAACCGGCGCTGCGCGAGGAGCTGATCCGCGCCTTTCCCGCTATTCTGCGACACTGGGAAGAGCCCCGCTGA
- a CDS encoding cobalamin-binding protein, whose amino-acid sequence MRAVSLLPSATEIVCALGLGDHLVGRSHECDHPPWVRALPALTYSTIAAPGELISPAEIDRRVSEALQEGRSLYGLDRERLLELRPDLIITQALCDVCAVSLPTLERELQLLAAEHAIRLVSLQPADLEGVLASILELGEALGALERAQSVVASLRARLRVLNRALKGLTHRPRVVALEWLDPPFAPGHWVPEQIAQAGGLCLLGQARQPSYRTSWEAIAQAQPEVLLLMPCGYGLDQVLEEAEALRPQLVAWGLDAVPVWALEANAYFSRPGPRVVDGVELLAQVLHPELFGEPDPSEARRVEYVWA is encoded by the coding sequence ATGCGCGCGGTTTCGCTACTGCCCAGCGCCACGGAGATCGTCTGCGCCCTGGGCCTAGGAGATCATCTAGTGGGGCGCAGCCACGAATGCGATCATCCCCCTTGGGTGCGCGCGCTTCCCGCCCTGACCTACAGCACCATCGCCGCCCCGGGCGAGCTCATCAGCCCGGCGGAGATCGACCGGCGCGTCTCGGAGGCCTTGCAAGAGGGTCGCAGCCTATATGGGCTGGATCGAGAGCGGCTCCTGGAGTTGAGACCCGATCTGATCATCACGCAGGCCCTCTGCGACGTCTGCGCCGTTTCCCTGCCCACCTTGGAGCGCGAGCTGCAGCTTCTGGCGGCCGAGCACGCTATCCGGCTTGTTTCGCTGCAGCCAGCGGATCTGGAAGGGGTCTTGGCCTCTATCCTGGAGCTAGGCGAGGCCCTGGGGGCCCTGGAGCGAGCTCAGAGCGTGGTGGCGAGTTTAAGAGCCCGCCTGCGCGTACTCAACAGAGCCCTTAAGGGCCTCACGCACCGCCCTCGCGTGGTGGCGCTCGAGTGGCTGGATCCCCCCTTCGCGCCCGGTCACTGGGTGCCCGAGCAGATCGCCCAAGCCGGCGGGCTTTGCCTGTTAGGGCAAGCCCGCCAGCCTTCGTACCGGACCTCCTGGGAGGCGATCGCGCAAGCCCAACCGGAGGTCCTCCTGCTGATGCCCTGTGGCTACGGACTGGACCAGGTCCTAGAGGAGGCCGAGGCCCTTCGGCCTCAGCTGGTCGCCTGGGGGCTAGATGCCGTGCCCGTATGGGCTCTAGAGGCCAACGCCTACTTTAGCCGTCCGGGCCCTCGGGTGGTAGACGGGGTGGAGCTTTTGGCCCAAGTGCTGCATCCCGAGCTCTTCGGAGAACCGGATCCGAGCGAAGCTCGGCGTGTGGAATACGTGTGGGCATAA
- a CDS encoding dienelactone hydrolase family protein, which produces MRRPLLLGTLLCGLLSAAYGQDPVRGRLLESPRHHEWLAVTYGDRTVYAYVAYPERPDRAPVVLVIHENRGLTDWVRSVTDRLAEAGYLAVAPDLLSGMAPGGGRTADFPHEDAAREAIYRLPGAQVMADLRAVAERARRLPAADGRLAVAGFCWGGSQAFAFATAYPDLRAAFIFYGTAPEDSAALSRIRCPVYGFYGGADARVNATVPRTARVLSQAGVPFEPVTYEGAGHAFMRTGELPGATEANRRACEAAWTRWKALLRQVFE; this is translated from the coding sequence ATGCGGCGACCTTTGCTGCTTGGGACGCTGCTCTGCGGCCTGCTTTCGGCCGCTTACGGTCAGGATCCCGTTCGGGGGCGTTTGCTAGAAAGCCCGCGGCATCATGAGTGGCTTGCGGTCACATACGGCGATCGCACGGTGTACGCCTACGTGGCCTATCCGGAGCGCCCCGATCGGGCGCCCGTTGTGCTGGTGATCCACGAAAACCGGGGGCTTACGGACTGGGTGCGCTCCGTGACCGATCGGCTCGCCGAGGCGGGTTACCTGGCCGTGGCCCCGGATCTGCTCTCGGGCATGGCCCCAGGCGGAGGGCGGACCGCGGATTTTCCTCATGAGGATGCCGCTCGGGAGGCGATCTATCGCCTCCCCGGTGCGCAGGTGATGGCCGATCTGCGCGCCGTAGCCGAGCGCGCCCGTCGGCTTCCGGCCGCCGACGGGCGCCTGGCCGTCGCCGGTTTCTGCTGGGGCGGCTCGCAGGCTTTCGCCTTCGCCACCGCGTACCCAGATCTGCGCGCGGCCTTCATCTTCTACGGAACGGCACCGGAGGATTCGGCCGCTCTGAGCCGGATCCGCTGCCCCGTCTATGGCTTCTACGGCGGAGCCGATGCGCGGGTCAACGCCACGGTGCCCCGCACGGCCCGTGTGCTCAGCCAAGCCGGCGTACCGTTTGAGCCCGTCACCTACGAAGGGGCCGGACACGCCTTCATGCGCACCGGCGAGCTTCCCGGGGCCACCGAGGCCAACCGCAGGGCCTGCGAGGCCGCCTGGACGCGCTGGAAAGCGTTGCTTAGGCAGGTCTTCGAGTGA
- a CDS encoding beta-lactamase family protein, with protein MKRTCLVLGLLCSAGPFVWAQQPYFPDPWPAPWAKRPPELLGFDPRKLQEAIAFARAQESRAPRDLELAHYQSFGREPFGNPVGPFAPRGEQTGIIIRGGYVVAEWGEPDRVEMAFSVTKSFLSTVVGLALERGLIRDLRDPVWPYVGPIWLWEPHARWATEPLGRMRLLDLFGTPHNRKITWDHLLRQTSDWEGELWGKPDWADRPDPNPDNWIGRPRHEPGSVYEYNDVRVNVLALAALQVWRRPLPEVLRELIMDPIGASSTWRWYGYQNSWVVLDGRLVQSVSGGGHWGGGMFISAWDMARFGYLLLRNGRWRDRQLLSPRWIALARTPTPVQPTYGFMNWFLNTDRRLYPSAPETAFAHLGNGANVIYIDPEHDLVVVLRWIQSDQVDAFLKRLLEALRASAPETGRTR; from the coding sequence ATGAAACGGACCTGTTTGGTGCTGGGATTGCTGTGCTCGGCCGGACCCTTCGTCTGGGCGCAGCAGCCGTATTTTCCGGATCCTTGGCCGGCCCCGTGGGCCAAGCGCCCCCCAGAGTTGCTAGGGTTCGATCCGCGTAAGCTACAAGAGGCTATCGCCTTCGCCCGCGCGCAGGAATCGCGTGCTCCGCGCGATCTGGAGCTAGCCCACTACCAAAGCTTCGGCCGAGAGCCCTTTGGAAACCCCGTAGGACCCTTCGCCCCCCGAGGAGAGCAGACCGGAATCATCATTCGGGGCGGATATGTGGTGGCCGAGTGGGGGGAACCGGATCGCGTGGAGATGGCCTTCAGCGTAACCAAGAGCTTTCTGTCCACGGTGGTAGGGCTGGCTCTGGAGCGAGGGCTTATCCGGGATCTGCGGGATCCCGTCTGGCCATATGTGGGCCCCATCTGGCTTTGGGAACCCCATGCGCGCTGGGCGACGGAGCCGTTGGGTCGGATGCGATTGCTCGATCTATTCGGCACCCCCCACAACCGCAAGATCACCTGGGATCATTTGCTGCGGCAGACCAGCGATTGGGAGGGGGAGCTATGGGGCAAGCCCGATTGGGCCGATCGACCTGATCCGAACCCCGATAACTGGATCGGTCGTCCCCGGCACGAGCCGGGCAGCGTCTACGAATACAACGACGTGCGGGTAAACGTGCTCGCCCTGGCCGCCCTGCAGGTGTGGCGGCGTCCCCTGCCAGAGGTGCTCCGGGAGCTGATCATGGATCCGATCGGCGCCTCCTCCACTTGGCGCTGGTATGGCTACCAGAACTCCTGGGTTGTGCTCGATGGCCGTCTCGTGCAGTCCGTCTCCGGCGGTGGCCACTGGGGAGGGGGGATGTTTATCTCCGCTTGGGACATGGCCCGCTTCGGGTACTTGCTTTTACGCAACGGCCGTTGGCGCGATCGGCAGCTGCTTTCTCCCCGCTGGATCGCCTTAGCCCGCACGCCCACGCCGGTTCAGCCCACCTACGGGTTCATGAATTGGTTTCTGAACACAGACCGCCGTCTCTATCCCAGCGCCCCGGAGACGGCCTTCGCGCACTTGGGTAACGGCGCGAACGTGATCTACATCGACCCTGAACACGATCTGGTCGTGGTACTGCGCTGGATTCAAAGCGACCAGGTGGATGCGTTCCTTAAGCGTCTATTGGAGGCCCTTCGCGCTTCGGCGCCCGAGACGGGGCGTACGCGGTAA
- a CDS encoding ABC transporter ATP-binding protein, whose amino-acid sequence MFACAMEHRLLAHEVGHSFGLRPIFDGVTISCESGQIWGVLGPNGVGKSTLLKILGGLLEPTRGRVRYVHAERSVTGPAISSWVGLVAPYANLYEEFSAFENLYWVLALRGVRPCREQLEAALRRVELPAARWHEPLRFFSSGMKQRARLAAALVAEPWVLLLDEPTTNLDASGVRKVRALLEEEALRGRIVILATNTAEEASWCTHRLDLQAYRTRLHSKR is encoded by the coding sequence ATGTTTGCCTGCGCTATGGAACACCGGCTGCTGGCCCACGAGGTGGGGCACAGCTTTGGGCTGCGGCCTATCTTCGACGGCGTGACAATCAGCTGCGAATCGGGCCAGATTTGGGGTGTTCTAGGCCCCAATGGCGTTGGCAAATCCACGCTGCTGAAGATCCTCGGAGGCCTGCTGGAACCCACAAGAGGACGGGTGCGCTACGTGCATGCGGAGCGTTCTGTTACGGGGCCGGCCATCTCGTCCTGGGTGGGGCTAGTGGCGCCGTATGCGAATTTGTACGAGGAATTCTCCGCCTTTGAGAACCTGTACTGGGTGCTTGCGCTGCGGGGCGTGCGGCCCTGCCGAGAGCAACTAGAAGCGGCCTTGCGACGTGTCGAGTTGCCCGCGGCGCGTTGGCATGAACCGTTGCGTTTCTTCTCCTCCGGTATGAAACAACGAGCCCGGCTGGCGGCGGCGCTTGTGGCGGAGCCGTGGGTACTGCTGCTGGATGAGCCCACCACGAACTTGGACGCATCGGGTGTACGCAAGGTGCGCGCGCTACTGGAAGAGGAGGCCTTGCGGGGCCGAATCGTGATCCTGGCTACCAACACGGCCGAAGAGGCCTCCTGGTGTACGCATCGGCTGGATTTGCAGGCCTACCGGACGCGTCTTCACTCCAAACGATAA
- the wecB gene encoding UDP-N-acetylglucosamine 2-epimerase (non-hydrolyzing), translated as MKRVLVILGTRPEVIKLGPVIQALARHPQLEPIVCFSGQHQDLVAPLLPLFGIRITYELKPRRRDAGLAAFGGEMMHRLARLFRRLEPDMLLVQGDTTTAALAGLAAFYEGIPVAHIEAGLRTYNRWEPFPEEVNRRLLAEVSTLHFAPTQQAVLNLIREGVPENRIWLTGNTAIDALRWVRRHLGPVERPEEPLVLVTAHRRENWGDGLRRIGRALRWLARRHAHVRFVVPLHPNPIVQQALRPWLERLPNVDLRPAVSYVEMVRLLDQAHVVLTDSGGLQEEAAYLGKPILVLRHATERPEGVQAGVAQLVGTSPRKIIAWTERLLTDPAQHRAMSRRCLAYGDGRASERIVRALAAYLYGLELHSERSSVALSA; from the coding sequence GTGAAGCGCGTGTTGGTCATCTTGGGAACCCGACCGGAGGTCATCAAGCTCGGCCCCGTAATCCAGGCCCTGGCGCGACATCCGCAGCTTGAGCCCATCGTCTGCTTTAGCGGCCAACATCAGGACCTGGTGGCTCCGCTGCTTCCCCTGTTTGGGATCCGGATCACATACGAGCTAAAGCCCAGGCGGCGCGATGCGGGCTTGGCCGCATTCGGCGGCGAGATGATGCATAGGCTAGCCCGGCTGTTTCGGCGACTTGAGCCCGACATGCTCCTTGTGCAGGGGGATACGACCACGGCGGCCCTGGCCGGCCTGGCCGCCTTCTATGAGGGTATCCCTGTGGCGCATATAGAGGCGGGGCTGCGCACTTACAACCGGTGGGAGCCCTTTCCCGAGGAGGTCAACCGTCGGCTGCTGGCCGAGGTCAGCACGTTGCACTTTGCTCCTACGCAACAGGCGGTTCTGAACCTCATCCGGGAGGGGGTGCCGGAAAACCGAATCTGGTTAACGGGCAACACGGCCATCGACGCGCTCCGTTGGGTGCGTCGGCACCTGGGTCCGGTAGAGCGTCCCGAAGAACCGCTGGTACTTGTAACCGCGCACCGGCGCGAAAACTGGGGCGACGGATTGCGTCGCATCGGACGCGCCCTGCGCTGGCTGGCCAGAAGGCATGCGCATGTGCGCTTTGTTGTGCCCCTGCATCCCAACCCCATCGTGCAGCAGGCGCTCCGTCCTTGGCTGGAGAGACTGCCCAACGTCGACCTTCGCCCGGCCGTCTCTTATGTTGAGATGGTGCGCCTGCTCGATCAAGCCCACGTGGTGTTGACGGACTCCGGAGGGCTACAGGAAGAGGCCGCCTATCTGGGCAAACCCATCCTGGTGCTGCGCCACGCGACCGAGCGGCCCGAGGGCGTGCAGGCCGGTGTGGCGCAGCTTGTGGGGACAAGCCCACGCAAGATCATCGCCTGGACCGAAAGGCTGCTCACCGATCCCGCCCAGCATCGCGCCATGTCCCGCCGCTGTTTGGCATACGGGGACGGAAGGGCCTCGGAGCGCATCGTGCGCGCGTTGGCGGCTTACCTGTACGGCCTTGAACTGCACTCTGAGCGCAGCAGCGTGGCGCTTTCAGCCTGA
- a CDS encoding polysaccharide deacetylase family protein has translation MKPCAGLSVDVDSIATHLQGYGYRVPGDDGLVYEQALPRMLKLFRALGARATFFVVVEEALRYPDLIRQIVAEGHEVACHSLTHPAGIHRLGEAHLYDEIVYARSVLEQLTGRSVVGFRSPSWYLTDSILACIAEAGYWYDATAYPSPLLVAARLEIRRRGRERERAFEGWHPLWEQVFGRRAPYLVHTERGSFLELPITVLTPLRIPFYHTLRWVLPRSIWSWMRRSLDRVGYVTYVLHAVDFLGADVDPIDKRLLVHPGMRLPLGYKLREARRVLEHELGAYRLIPLGELPLLQLIRMREQLQREVVT, from the coding sequence ATGAAGCCGTGCGCCGGGCTTAGTGTTGACGTAGACAGCATAGCCACCCATCTGCAAGGCTACGGTTATCGAGTCCCCGGAGACGACGGCCTGGTATACGAGCAGGCTCTGCCCCGCATGCTGAAGCTGTTTCGGGCGCTTGGGGCTCGGGCTACGTTCTTCGTGGTGGTAGAGGAGGCGCTTCGCTATCCGGACCTAATTCGTCAGATCGTGGCCGAGGGCCACGAAGTGGCCTGCCATTCTCTGACGCATCCGGCGGGCATACATCGCCTAGGCGAGGCGCACCTATATGACGAGATCGTTTACGCCCGCTCCGTACTGGAGCAGCTCACCGGCCGATCGGTGGTGGGTTTTCGAAGCCCATCCTGGTATTTGACCGACAGCATACTGGCGTGCATCGCGGAGGCCGGCTACTGGTATGACGCCACGGCCTATCCTTCGCCCCTGCTTGTGGCCGCGCGTCTGGAAATCCGCCGCCGGGGCCGGGAGCGGGAGCGCGCCTTTGAGGGGTGGCATCCGCTTTGGGAACAAGTCTTCGGCAGGCGCGCCCCGTATCTGGTGCACACCGAGCGGGGAAGCTTTCTTGAACTCCCCATCACGGTATTGACCCCGCTTCGGATCCCCTTCTACCACACCTTGCGCTGGGTGTTGCCCCGAAGCATATGGTCGTGGATGCGGCGCAGCCTGGATCGGGTTGGTTACGTGACGTACGTCTTGCACGCCGTCGACTTCCTGGGCGCCGACGTAGATCCCATAGACAAGCGGTTGCTCGTTCATCCCGGCATGCGCCTGCCGCTCGGCTACAAACTCCGGGAGGCCCGTAGGGTGCTGGAGCACGAGCTCGGAGCTTACCGGCTCATACCGCTTGGGGAGCTTCCCCTGCTTCAGCTCATCCGGATGCGGGAGCAGCTACAGAGGGAGGTCGTCACGTGA
- a CDS encoding FAD-dependent oxidoreductase, with translation MRVAVIGAGISGLTGAYRLLQHGHEVTVFERAPAAGGLGAHFTFRGVPVERFYHCMIPSDAALLGLLEELGLADRVYWSEVSMGFMVERRMYPLNTPRDLLRFGPLRVIDRIRVGLGALYMRLGTCTQALETVPALSWLERLFGKRATALLYRPLLEAKFGAEYAPQVPAAWYVHRFRREKASGREVKGYIRGSYEVITRHLLVHLHRIGAKIRFNQPVQRLWVHPDGSLSVDTPTETHRFDAALLAVPYPVARRIIQNSPRLANLLKLPEIPHMGVVNAVLILKRSLIPHYWMPVVRSGVRFQGIVQSTHVRRPEELGGRHLVYLMNYLPASDEWFHLGDEQLRERYWADLRALFPDLREADLEEMRLFRTSFVEPNYTLGYAETKPSGVLLPGLLYLATPAQVYPNPPSWNAMVAQVEEVARWMVQDLALKAPQTMREEHEAVRRA, from the coding sequence ATGCGGGTAGCTGTAATCGGAGCCGGCATCTCCGGGCTTACGGGCGCATACCGTCTGCTGCAGCACGGACATGAAGTTACGGTCTTCGAACGCGCCCCGGCCGCGGGCGGGCTGGGCGCCCACTTCACCTTCCGGGGTGTGCCCGTAGAGCGTTTCTACCACTGCATGATCCCCAGCGATGCGGCGCTCTTGGGATTGCTCGAAGAACTCGGACTAGCCGATCGGGTGTACTGGTCGGAGGTCTCAATGGGCTTTATGGTCGAGCGCCGCATGTATCCGCTGAACACGCCCCGGGACCTGCTTCGGTTTGGCCCGCTCCGAGTTATCGATCGGATCCGCGTTGGCCTGGGCGCTCTGTACATGCGCCTTGGGACTTGCACGCAGGCCCTGGAGACGGTGCCGGCGCTGAGCTGGTTGGAGCGCCTCTTCGGAAAGCGCGCGACGGCTTTGCTGTATCGTCCGCTTCTTGAGGCCAAGTTTGGGGCCGAGTACGCCCCGCAAGTGCCGGCTGCCTGGTACGTGCACCGCTTTCGGCGCGAGAAGGCCTCTGGCCGGGAGGTCAAAGGCTACATCCGAGGGAGCTACGAGGTCATCACGCGGCACCTGCTTGTGCACCTTCACCGAATAGGAGCTAAGATCCGGTTCAACCAGCCCGTGCAACGGCTGTGGGTGCATCCGGATGGGAGCCTCTCCGTGGACACCCCTACGGAAACGCACCGCTTTGATGCGGCGCTCTTGGCTGTGCCATATCCGGTGGCCCGACGGATCATACAGAATTCGCCCAGGTTGGCCAACCTGCTCAAGCTGCCCGAAATCCCCCACATGGGCGTGGTGAACGCGGTCTTAATCCTTAAGCGCTCCCTGATCCCCCACTACTGGATGCCCGTGGTGCGTTCTGGCGTGCGCTTTCAAGGCATCGTGCAATCCACCCACGTGCGCCGACCCGAAGAGCTAGGCGGTCGTCACCTGGTCTACCTCATGAACTACCTTCCTGCCTCCGATGAATGGTTCCACTTGGGAGACGAGCAACTGCGCGAACGCTACTGGGCGGATCTAAGGGCGCTCTTTCCTGATCTGCGGGAAGCGGATCTTGAGGAAATGCGGCTTTTCCGCACCTCCTTCGTGGAACCCAACTACACACTGGGTTACGCCGAAACAAAACCCTCTGGCGTGCTTCTGCCTGGTCTGCTGTATCTGGCCACCCCGGCTCAAGTCTACCCCAACCCCCCGTCCTGGAACGCCATGGTGGCTCAGGTGGAAGAAGTGGCCCGCTGGATGGTGCAAGATCTAGCTCTAAAGGCCCCACAAACGATGAGGGAAGAACATGAAGCCGTGCGCCGGGCTTAG
- a CDS encoding glycosyltransferase family 2 protein, giving the protein MATFVLLPAYNEEAALRRLIPRLLEADPDLRIVVVNDGSTDRTGEVARSFAGVVVLEHPENRGLGEALRTGFGYLARVTEPEDVILTMDADDTHDPAALKTMRKALQEGAELVIASRYRSGSRSTGVPWCRRALSYAARWLFSVFAPIPGVRDYTCGFRAYRARLIHGAYRLWGDRLMESAGFACATELLLKLRPLEPRVVEVPLELRYDRKPGSSKMRLLRAIREYGRLLWQSARWPLNWAGRTIGGFPLFWTEIERMALCG; this is encoded by the coding sequence ATGGCGACGTTCGTGCTGCTACCCGCTTACAACGAGGAGGCCGCGCTCAGGCGGCTCATCCCCCGTTTGCTGGAGGCGGATCCCGATCTTCGGATCGTCGTGGTCAACGACGGCTCCACGGACCGCACCGGCGAGGTGGCCCGCTCCTTTGCAGGCGTGGTGGTGTTGGAGCATCCGGAGAACCGAGGGCTAGGGGAAGCGTTGCGGACCGGCTTCGGGTACCTGGCCCGCGTCACCGAGCCGGAGGACGTGATCCTGACCATGGACGCCGACGACACGCACGATCCGGCTGCGCTCAAGACCATGCGCAAGGCCCTGCAAGAGGGGGCGGAGCTCGTCATCGCCTCCCGGTACCGCTCCGGCTCCCGCAGCACCGGCGTGCCCTGGTGTCGACGGGCCTTAAGCTATGCCGCCCGGTGGCTTTTCTCCGTCTTCGCCCCTATACCGGGCGTTCGGGACTACACGTGCGGATTTCGCGCCTATCGGGCTCGGCTGATCCACGGGGCCTACCGGCTGTGGGGCGATCGGCTCATGGAATCGGCGGGGTTTGCCTGCGCCACGGAGCTATTGCTCAAGCTGCGTCCCTTAGAGCCGCGCGTAGTGGAGGTGCCTCTGGAACTGCGTTACGACCGCAAGCCGGGTTCGAGCAAGATGCGGCTGCTGCGCGCGATCCGAGAATACGGCCGCCTGCTTTGGCAGAGCGCCCGTTGGCCCCTGAACTGGGCGGGGCGGACAATCGGCGGGTTTCCCCTGTTCTGGACTGAAATTGAGAGGATGGCACTATGCGGGTAG